TCTGCTTTTCCACAGCAGATTCCTCAGTCGCTGCGGGCCCCAAGCGAACCCGTTCGCTTGGGTTCCCTGCGCTCCTTCGGAATGACACCATGGGTCCATTGTGCAAACTGACCCACGACCTGAAATTTTCATTTCCCCCCGGAACCAAACGCCTCACAGATGGCGGCCATGTATTTTGCTCCCTCAATCAGGTGAGAAATCTTGAGGTTTTCGTTGGCGCTGTGGGTGCGCGCGGTGATGTACCCCACCCCGGTGCTGACGAGCGGCATCCCCAGGTGGCGGATGACCATCCAGGTCGGGGTGCTTCCGCTGCCAAAGGGATTGATCACGGGGTCCGCCCCGTACACCCGGCGGGAAGCTTCGAAGCACGCCTTGACGGTGGCGCTCTCCGGATCGCTTTTCGCGGGACAGGACCGAAAAAGAAGTTTCACGTCAATGTCCCCGAAACCATGTTTGTCCAGATGCCGCCGGACGCAATCGCGGATTTTCTCCGGATCCTGATCCACCACCAAACGGCAGTCCAGCTTCGCACGCGACCTTCCTGCGACGATGGTCTTTACCCCTTCCCCCGTATATCCCGCGTCCAGCCCCGCAATATTGAAAGAGGGATTCGTCAGATGACGGCGGGGCAGCTCTTCGTCGGGAAGATCGAAGACGAAGCGGCGCAGTTCAAATTTCTTCTTCCTGCTCTCTCCGTCATAGGGCTTCATTCGCCGCACAAGTTCCTCCTCTTTTTCAGTCAGCGGCGCGACGTCGTCGTAAAATCCCTCCACGAGCACTTTTTCATCCGTTCCCTTCATGCTCGAGAGCGCCTGGACGAGCCGCCAGCCGGCATTCTCGTAGATCTGGGCATGGCTGCTGTGAAAATCCACGTTGGCCGTCCGGCAGGTGAGTTCCAGATAGCAAAGCCCTTTGTTCCCCAGGGAGAGAACCGGGACATCCTCGCGAAACGTGTCTTCCCAGATACACCCGTCCGCCGCGAGGAGTTCCCCGTTCTCCAGAATGAAAGGCTCAAGAGAACGGCTGCCGATTTCCTCTTCGCCTTCAACGATGTATTTCACCGAGCACGGGAGCTCCCCGCGAACCGCCAGGAACGCCTCGAAGGCCGCCAGGCGGCTCATGATGTTTCCCTTGTTGTCGGTGGCCCCGCGCGCGATGACATGACCGTCCACCACCCGCGCCTCAAAGGGAGGGCTCGTCCACTCCTCCAGGGGTTCGGGGGGCTGCACGTCGTAATGGTTGTAGAACAACAGGGTTTTCTCGCCCGCCTCCGAAAGCGCGCCGGTGACAATCGGATGGCCCGCCGTCCGGTGGCGGATGGCCTGAAAACCCGTGCGCTCCAAGCGCTCGTGAATCAGCGCCGACATCTCCTCGATGCCTTCCCCGATGGTGGAAACGCTCGGCTGCCGGCAAAGCTCCTGCAAATCGGACACAATTTTTTCCGTATTTTTCTCGATGTGCTCGAACACGGAATCGAGGCCATCAACAGCCATGTCGTTTATCTCCCGAACGAACCCCACCCCATTTTGGCAAAGAGACGCATGTTCATGATTGAAAATGAAAAATACGCCATATACTATCCCTATGTCACTTGATCATGCGAATCGCCCAACGGCCCGGCCGGAACATTTGCGCCGGAGAGGAATACCATAATCCTTCCGATAGGAGAAAGCCATGCCGGAAGCACCTGCCAACACCAACTGGTTTACGTATTTCCCGAAAGACTTCCGGTGGTCGGCCGCCGTTTGCGGAATGCTCACCGCCGCGAGATGGGGGACCAGCGAAATCGGCGAGGTCGATCAGGTGTGCCGCCGTCTGGAGAAGGATCTCGGCGATGATGCCCGCTGGTTCCGCGAATGGGTCAAGATGGCGGAAAAGGTCCGCGCGCTGGCCCTGAAAGAAGAGCGGAAAGGACACAATCTCTCCGCCGCCTCCCATTACAAGCGGGCCTGCAACTACTACCAGATGGCCGAGCGCTTCCGGACGCCCAAGGATAAAAAAGCGATCGACGCCTTCAAAAAGTCGCTTGACTGCTTTAACCGCTTTATCCGGCTGACCGATTGGCCCCGCATCGAGCGCGTCGAGGTCCCCTTCGAGAAAGGCAAGAAGCTTCCCGGTTATTTCGTCCATGCCGAAAACACGAAAAAGTCGAAACCGCCGGTCGTCGTCTTTTTCGACGGCCTCGACATCACGAAAGAGCTTCAGTACATGCGGGGGGTGGAGGACCTCGTGCGGCGGGGGATGAGCTGCCTCGTCATGGACGGTCCCGGGACCGGCGAGGCCATCCGCCTGCGGAAAATCTACCTCCGCTACGACTACGAGGCGGCCGGCTCCGCGGCGCTCGATTACCTCGAAACGCGCAAAGACGTGAACGCCAAAAAAGCGGGCATCATGGCCGTCAGCCTCGGCGGCTACTACGCCCCGCGGATCGCGAGCATGGAGAAACGCTACAAGGCGTGCGTCGCCTGGGGGGCCATCTGGGACTACTACGCCGTCTGGAAAAAACGGATCGATAACTCCTTCAAGACCGAGCTCTCGGTTCCCGGCCACCACATCACCTGGATTCTCAACGCCAAAACAATGAAAGAGGCGCTGGAAAAACTCGACGGCTTCCGCCTCGACGGTGTGGTGCAGAAGATGCGCTGCCCGTTCCTTTTGACGCACGGCATCGACGACAAGCAGATTCCCTTGAAGGATGCCCAGGCGCTTTTCAAGGCGGTGGGCTCGAAGGACAAGACCTTCAAGCTCTTCACCGTGGCCGAGGGCGGCTCGCAACACTGCCAACGCGACAATCTCTCGCTCGGCACCACCTACATGTTCGACTGGCTCAAAGAAAAACTCGGTGCCTGAGACACTGCTGACTTTTTGCAAAAGGAAAACATCCCATGTCGAAAGCTGTCACAAGAGCATCATGGTTCGCGTATTTTCCCAATGACTACCGCTGGTCGGCCGCGTTCGTCATGCTCTCTTCGATCACGAACTGGGGCGGCGCCTCATTCGGCGAACTCGATCAGGCGGGCCGCCAGCTTGCGAAAAAGGTGGGGGACGACAACCACTGGTTCCACGAGTGGACCAAGATAGGCGACCGGATGCGCGATCTGGCCCGGTCTGCGGAGCGGAAGAAAAACAATTTCACCGCCGCCGGCCTCTACAAGCGGGCCTGTATGTATTATCAGGCGGGGGAGCGCATGCGCACCCCGAAGGACAAAAAAGCCAACGATGTCTACCGCCGCTCGCTCGCCTGCTTCCGGAAATTCGCCCAACTCACCGATGGCCCGAAGATTGAGCACGTCGAGATCCCCTTCGAGAAGGGGAAAAAACTTCCCGCTCTTTTCGTCCACGCCGAGAACACGAAGAAGAAAAGGCCGCCTGCCGTCGTATTTTTTGACGGTTTCGACATCACCAAGGAAATTCAGTACTGCATGGGGGTGGAGGATCTGGTGCGCCGCGGCATCAGCGTTCTCATCGTGGATGCGCCCGGCAACGGCGAGTCCATCCGCTTCCGCAACCTTTATCTGCGCCATGACCACGAGGTCGCAGGCGCGGCGGCGCTGGACTATCTGGAAAAACGGAAAGATGTGAACGGAAACCGCGTCGGCGTGATGGCCATCAGCCTGGGCGGCTACTACGCCCCGCGCAACGCCAGCATGGAAAAGCGCTTCAAGGCCTGCCTCGCCTGGGGCGCCATCTGGGATTACGAGGACACCTGGAAGAAGCGCATCGCCGCCGGCTACAAAACCGCGCTTTCGGTTCCCGGCCACCACCTCACCTGGATTTTCAACGTCAAAACGACCGAGGAAGCGCTTGTGAAATTGAAGGGATTCAAGCTCCAGGGCGTGGTGCAGAAGATGAAGTGTCCCTTCCTCCTCGTCCACGGCGAGGACGACCAGCAGCAGAATCTCTCCATCGCCAAAAAGCTCTACAACGCCGTGGGATCGAAGGACAAAACCCTTCGGGTCTTTACCGGCAAGGAGGGCGGCGCCCAGCACTGTCACATGGACAATCTGGCGCTCGCGGTCCCGTACATGCACGATTGGCTGAAAGAGAAGCTCAAGGCGTAGCCGGAACACATCGCGGGAAAGACTGCGGCGGGGTAGCCCTTCCGGAAGGGGGGGGTTACTCCGCCAGTCTTTTCAGGCGCGGATCGAGCACATCGCGGAGCAGATCGCCCAGCAGGTTGACCCCCAGCACCGTCATCATCAGTGCCAATCCGGGAAAGAGCGCAATCCACCAGGCGGTATCAAGGAAGGAGCGTCCGTCCGAAAGCATCCCGCCCCACGTCGGCGTCGGCGGCGGCACCCCGAGTCCGAGAAAAGAAAGCGCCGACTCGATGATGATCATCCGCCCGAGATAGAGCGTGGCGATGACGATGGTGGAGGAGAGAACGTTCGGCAGAATATACAAGCCGAGGATGCGCGGGGTCCGGCAGCCGATCGCCTTCGCACCGGTCACGTATTCGTTTTCCTTGTGGGAGAGCACCTCGCCGCGGATCACCCGCGCATAGACAATCCAAGTCCGCAGCGCGATGACCAGGATAATGTTCTGCAGGCTTGGACCCAGAATGGCGATCAGGCTGATGGCCAGGAGGATAAAGGGTATCGCCAGGGCCGTATCAATGATCCGGCTGATGATGGTATCCACGATGCCGCCGAAGTAGCCCGCGACCAGGCCGACGAAAACGCCGATGACGCCGCTCACAACCACCGTGGCGAAACCCACCCACAGCGAAATGCGGGCCCCCCAGATCACCCGGCTGAGAATGTCCCTTCCCTGCTGGTCGGTGCCGAACCAATAGACTTTCCCCGTGCCGTCCACAAAGCCGGGCGGCTTGAGATAGCGGGCCAGATTCTGGTCGAGCGGATCGAGGGGAGCGAACCACTGCGGCACGAGGGCGAAAAGCAGGACCAGCACCAGCACCACCAGACCGAACACCGCGGGCGGGCGGCGGAGAAGCTCGCGAAGCGCCAGCTGGAATTCGGAGGGCCCGCGCGGCCATTCCCGCGCTTCAGCCAGCTGGGTCCCGGCGACGATTTCTGCCTGTCCTTGTGCCATTTTCTCCTCCGGCCTAACTGTAGGAAATCCGCGGATCGAGCCAAGCATAGACGATATCCACCAGGAGGTTCACCCCCACGAACATGAAGGACAGCAAGGCGACTGCCGCCTGAACGATGGGGTAGTCCTGGTTGTTGATGGCGTCCACCACGAGAAAGCCCACC
This is a stretch of genomic DNA from bacterium. It encodes these proteins:
- a CDS encoding alpha/beta hydrolase; the protein is MSKAVTRASWFAYFPNDYRWSAAFVMLSSITNWGGASFGELDQAGRQLAKKVGDDNHWFHEWTKIGDRMRDLARSAERKKNNFTAAGLYKRACMYYQAGERMRTPKDKKANDVYRRSLACFRKFAQLTDGPKIEHVEIPFEKGKKLPALFVHAENTKKKRPPAVVFFDGFDITKEIQYCMGVEDLVRRGISVLIVDAPGNGESIRFRNLYLRHDHEVAGAAALDYLEKRKDVNGNRVGVMAISLGGYYAPRNASMEKRFKACLAWGAIWDYEDTWKKRIAAGYKTALSVPGHHLTWIFNVKTTEEALVKLKGFKLQGVVQKMKCPFLLVHGEDDQQQNLSIAKKLYNAVGSKDKTLRVFTGKEGGAQHCHMDNLALAVPYMHDWLKEKLKA
- a CDS encoding ABC transporter permease, encoding MAQGQAEIVAGTQLAEAREWPRGPSEFQLALRELLRRPPAVFGLVVLVLVLLFALVPQWFAPLDPLDQNLARYLKPPGFVDGTGKVYWFGTDQQGRDILSRVIWGARISLWVGFATVVVSGVIGVFVGLVAGYFGGIVDTIISRIIDTALAIPFILLAISLIAILGPSLQNIILVIALRTWIVYARVIRGEVLSHKENEYVTGAKAIGCRTPRILGLYILPNVLSSTIVIATLYLGRMIIIESALSFLGLGVPPPTPTWGGMLSDGRSFLDTAWWIALFPGLALMMTVLGVNLLGDLLRDVLDPRLKRLAE
- a CDS encoding alpha/beta hydrolase is translated as MPEAPANTNWFTYFPKDFRWSAAVCGMLTAARWGTSEIGEVDQVCRRLEKDLGDDARWFREWVKMAEKVRALALKEERKGHNLSAASHYKRACNYYQMAERFRTPKDKKAIDAFKKSLDCFNRFIRLTDWPRIERVEVPFEKGKKLPGYFVHAENTKKSKPPVVVFFDGLDITKELQYMRGVEDLVRRGMSCLVMDGPGTGEAIRLRKIYLRYDYEAAGSAALDYLETRKDVNAKKAGIMAVSLGGYYAPRIASMEKRYKACVAWGAIWDYYAVWKKRIDNSFKTELSVPGHHITWILNAKTMKEALEKLDGFRLDGVVQKMRCPFLLTHGIDDKQIPLKDAQALFKAVGSKDKTFKLFTVAEGGSQHCQRDNLSLGTTYMFDWLKEKLGA
- a CDS encoding M20/M25/M40 family metallo-hydrolase — protein: MAVDGLDSVFEHIEKNTEKIVSDLQELCRQPSVSTIGEGIEEMSALIHERLERTGFQAIRHRTAGHPIVTGALSEAGEKTLLFYNHYDVQPPEPLEEWTSPPFEARVVDGHVIARGATDNKGNIMSRLAAFEAFLAVRGELPCSVKYIVEGEEEIGSRSLEPFILENGELLAADGCIWEDTFREDVPVLSLGNKGLCYLELTCRTANVDFHSSHAQIYENAGWRLVQALSSMKGTDEKVLVEGFYDDVAPLTEKEEELVRRMKPYDGESRKKKFELRRFVFDLPDEELPRRHLTNPSFNIAGLDAGYTGEGVKTIVAGRSRAKLDCRLVVDQDPEKIRDCVRRHLDKHGFGDIDVKLLFRSCPAKSDPESATVKACFEASRRVYGADPVINPFGSGSTPTWMVIRHLGMPLVSTGVGYITARTHSANENLKISHLIEGAKYMAAICEAFGSGGK